In Citrus sinensis cultivar Valencia sweet orange chromosome 2, DVS_A1.0, whole genome shotgun sequence, a single genomic region encodes these proteins:
- the LOC102631122 gene encoding uncharacterized protein LOC102631122: MEAEVARRRINRITGHVVAATITNDDIISSTTHLLPMNCSSSLNSVIRRCDNRVNFARQASNAQGCFMRPASNEQSPCNAFDAPMFARPCSCMPLKCDASPEAPLFSRPARMEPAEFRNYTLMQPLPQDCKLSTPDLRKFAKPDGRSVKQVQFGSNKKSPSFKPTGIEWSPRMNVSELGSNYVMTVEIPGVHVNDIRVEVDDRKLTVMAKHSTECWKVAGCSNGSISAYHRREYGREPYQIVWALPTNVDKDIISAEFLNGLLQIIIPKL, translated from the exons ATGGAGGCTGAAGTAGCGAGACGCAGAATCAACAGAATTACTGGCCACGTCGTTGCAGCAACCATTACGAATGATGATATCATCTCTTCCACCACCCACCTTCTTCCCATg AACTGCAGCAGCAGTCTAAATTCTGTGATCCGGAGGTGTGATAACAGAGTGAATTTTGCACGCCAGGCATCCAATGCTCAAGGCTGTTTCATGAGGCCAGCTTCAAATGAACAG AGCCCTTGCAATGCTTTTGATGCACCAATGTTTGCCAGACCTTGTAGTTGTATGCCTCTCAAGTGCGATGCTTCTCCTGAAGCACCACTGTTTTCTAGACCTGCAAGGATGGAACCAGCAGAATTTCGAAATTATACACTGATGCAACCTTTGCCGCAAGATTGCAAACTATCAACACCTGACCTTCGCAAGTTTGCCAAACCAGATGGAAGAAGTGTTAAACAAGTGCAGTTTGGTTCTAACAAGAAATCACCATCTTTTAAGCCTACCG GAATTGAGTGGTCTCCAAGGATGAATGTCTCAGAACTGGGAAGCAATTATGTCATGACAGTAGAAATTCCTGGTGTTCACGTCAATGACATTAGAGTGGAGGTGGATGACCGAAA ATTAACTGTGATGGCAAAACATTCCACTGAGTGTTGGAAAGTAGCTGGTTGTTCAAATGGTTCAATCTCTGCATATCACAGGAGAGAATATGGGCGAGAGCCATACCAGATTGTGTGGGCACTTCCTACTAATGTGGACAAAGACATCATCTCGGCTGAGTTTCT AAATGGACTCCTGCAAATTATCATTCCCAAGCTTTGA
- the LOC107174335 gene encoding zinc finger BED domain-containing protein RICESLEEPER 3-like: MDNEDNQTQGESAASVTHGGLRRRGRLRSIVWEHFEKKKINGIDKAICNYCKNALVARSSDGTKHLHDHLKACQVKKEIEAIEFPPAKKAAGEKGKTLVETHFNPDVTRRKMARAIVMHEYPLSIVEHQGLRDVMSSLNQLWKPMS, translated from the coding sequence ATGGATAATGAAGACAATCAAACTCAAGGTGAATCAGCCGCTAGTGTTACTCATGGTGGGTTGCGACGTAGAGGAAGGTTGAGGTCAATTGTGTGGGAGCATTtcgagaagaaaaaaattaacggGATTGATAAGGCTATTTgcaattattgtaaaaatgcaTTGGTAGCAAGGAGTAGTGATGGAACAAAGCACTTGCACGATCATTTGAAGGCATGTCAAGTGAAAAAGGAAATAGAGGCCATAGAATTCCCACCGGCAAAGAAAGCTGCTGGTGAAAAAGGGAAGACTTTAGTAGAAACTCATTTTAATCCTGATGTTACGAGGAGAAAAATGGCACGTGCTATTGTCATGCATGAGTACCCTCTGAGCATTGTAGAGCATCAGGGTCTGAGGGATGTTATGTCTTCTCTAAATCAATTGTGGAAGCCGATGTCTTGA
- the LOC102631439 gene encoding heat stress transcription factor A-4b-like: protein MDESQGQGSSNSPAPFLIKTYEMVDDPLTNSLVSWSQSGGSFIVWNPPDFAKDLLPQYFKHNNFSSFVRQLNTYGFRKIDPDQWEFANEEFIRGQRHLLKNIHRRKPVHSHSTQSPTPLTETERNEFEAKIERLKKENSLLQLELRRREGGNHEFEYHVQSVRERLRYLENRQTQMIACLANLLKKPGFSSALNQQAEVHSKKRRLLRPTTIEYFDDVKSASLSVNEQKENPDATSDPSPALNLEQIDRLESSVDFWTFFLYGLGEAFNQDVYDFGVLRPVSAVTDDEIEEGVSSEEHDVLSNVSSPKSMDVHSSPKQVASSENPVDGASATEDETANSSVKNRANDQFWEQFLTETPAATASSSARPESTDPESGSAYVNKPAEADSKKFWWHSNNLDTLTRHFGNLTSAG from the exons ATGGATGAATCACAGGGACAGGGTAGTTCAAATTCGCCGGCACCTTTTCTCATCAAGACATATGAGATGGTGGATGATCCATTAACCAACTCATTGGTGTCTTGGAGTCAAAGTGGCGGTAGTTTCATTGTCTGGAATCCCCCGGATTTTGCTAAAGATTTGCTGCCTCAGTACTTCAAGCACAATAATTTCTCCAGTTTTGTGAGGCAGCTGAATACATAT GGATTCAGGAAGATTGATCCTGATCAGTGGGAGTTTGCAAATGAGGAATTCATACGAGGACAGAGGCATCTCTTAAAGAACATTCACAGACGCAAGCCAGTTCACAGCCATTCCACGCAGTCTCCCACTCCACTAACCGAAACGGAAAGAAATGAATTCGAGGCCAAAATTGAGAGACTCAAAAAGGAGAATAGCTTACTTCAATTAGAGCTGCGGAGGCGTGAGGGTGGAAATCACGAGTTTGAGTATCATGTTCAATCAGTACGCGAGCGTCTAAGGTACTTGGAAAATCGACAGACGCAAATGATCGCCTGTTTAGCTAACCTGTTGAAGAAACCGGGATTTTCCTCGGCTCTTAATCAACAAGCAGAAGTTCACAGCAAAAAGAGAAGGCTGTTGAGGCCTACGACTATTGAATACTTTGATGATGTAAAATCCGCAAGCCTAAGTGTGAATGAACAGAAAGAGAACCCAGATGCTACTTCTGATCCATCTCCGGCGTTGAATTTGGAACAAATTGACAGGCTAGAATCCTCAGTGGACTTTTGGACATTTTTTTTGTACGGCCTTGGGGAAGCTTTTAATCAAGATGTGTACGATTTTGGGGTATTACGACCAGTGTCTGCTGTCACCGATGATGAAATTGAAGAGGGTGTGTCATCAGAAGAACACGATGTGTTATCAAATGTGTCATCTCCCAAGTCAATGGATGTTCATTCATCCCCCAAGCAGGTAGCTAGTTCAGAGAACCCCGTTGACGGTGCTAGTGCCACTGAGGATGAGACAGCAAATTCTTCAGTTAAAAATCGAGCAAATGATCAGTTCTGGGAACAGTTCCTGACCGAGACTCCTGCCGCAACAGCTTCATCCAGCGCACGGCCTGAAAGTACGGATCCTGAGAGCGGATCAGCTTATGTGAACAAGCCAGCTGAAGCTGACAGCAAAAAATTTTGGTGGCACAGTAACAATTTGGATACTCTTACAAGGCATTTTGGGAACCTTACTTCCGCtggatga
- the LOC102606833 gene encoding probable sugar phosphate/phosphate translocator At1g06470 isoform X1 yields the protein MQNGGDSPDVDSTHGERNRDEKYVPFDIENGSETDVSLSNIGVGGPGSFGNVNTLPPKSKTKSVVSAADVLKTLFLILMWYTFSTFLTLYNKTLLGDDMGKFPAPLLMNTVHFSMQAILSKAIIWFWSHRFQHTVSMSWRDYYVRVVPTGLATALDVNLSNESLVFISVTFATMCKSASPIFLLLFAFAFRLESPSIKLLGIIIIISTGVLFSVAKETEFEFWGFLFVILAAVMSGFRWCMTQILLQKETYGLKNPLTLMSYVAPIMALVTALLSLLLDPWHEFKRNNYFNNSWHVTRSLLLMLSGGALAFFMVLTEFVLVSVTSAVTVQIAGVVKEAVTILVAVFYFHDEFTWLKGFGLFTILVGVSLFNWYKYQKLQAGHANEDGMLGSRETNASAKYVILEEIDDLDEGT from the exons ATGCAGAATGGAGGTGATTCTCCGGATGTTGATTCCACACATGGTGAAAGAAATCGGGACGAAAAGTATGTGCCTTTTGACATTGAAAATGGGTCTGAAACAGATGTAAGCTTATCAAATATTGGTGTTGGTGGCCCGGGATCTTTTGGTAATGTTAACACATTGCCACCAAAGTCTAAGACTAAGAGTGTTGTTTCTGCTGCTGATGTGTTGAAGACTTTATTTCTCATTCTTATGTGGTACACTTTCAGCACATTTTTGACCTt GTATAATAAAACTCTTTTAGGAGATGATATGGGAAAATTCCCAGCTCCTTTATTGATGAATACCGTCCACTTTTCGATGCAAGCTATTTTATCAAAGGCAATCATATGGTTTTGGTCCCATAGGTTTCAACATACTGTTTCTATGTCGTGGAGGGATTACTATGTCAGAG TTGTACCAACAGGTCTAGCAACAGCACTGGATGTCAACTTGAGCAATGAATCACTTGTTTTCATCTCTGTTACATTTGCTACAATG TGTAAATCTGCTTCTCCTATATTCCTCCTTCTATTCGCTTTTGCATTCAG GTTGGAGTCTCCAAGCATTAAACTTTTAGgtatcattataattatttctaCTGGAGTGTTGTTTTCAG TTGCGAAGGAGACAGAGTTTGAGTTTTGGggatttctttttgttattcttGCTGCTGTCATGTCTGGATTTCGTTGGTGCATGACTCAAATTCTTCTACAG AAAGAAACTTACG gtCTTAAAAATCCACTTACCTTGATGAGCTATGTGGCACCAATTATGGCGCTGGTGACTGCTCTTCTTTCTCTATTGCTGGATCCATGGCATGAATTCAAAAggaataattatttcaataacTCATGGCATGTCACTCGGAGTTTGTTGCTGATGCTTTCCGGCGGAGCTTTGGCCTTTTTCATG GTTTTGACGGAATTTGTACTTGTCTCGGTAACAAGTGCTGTCACTGTTCAAATTGCAGGTGTTGTCAAGGAGGCTGTTACCATATTG GTTGCAGTGTTTTACTTCCATGATGAGTTCACTTGGCTGAAGGGGTTTGGTCTCTTCACAATCCTGGTTGGTGTCAGTTTATTCAATTGGTACAA ATACCAAAAGCTTCAGGCAGGTCATGCAAATGAAGATGGCATGCTGGGATCACGTGAAACAAATGCTTCTGCAAAATATGTTATTCTAGAGGAGATTGATGATCTAGATGAGGGCACTTGA
- the LOC102606833 gene encoding probable sugar phosphate/phosphate translocator At1g06470 isoform X3 yields the protein MQNGGDSPDVDSTHGERNRDEKYVPFDIENGSETDVSLSNIGVGGPGSFGNVNTLPPKSKTKSVVSAADVLKTLFLILMWYTFSTFLTLYNKTLLGDDMGKFPAPLLMNTVHFSMQAILSKAIIWFWSHRFQHTVSMSWRDYYVRVVPTGLATALDVNLSNESLVFISVTFATMCKSASPIFLLLFAFAFRLESPSIKLLGIIIIISTGVLFSVAKETEFEFWGFLFVILAAVMSGFRWCMTQILLQKETYGLKNPLTLMSYVAPIMALVTALLSLLLDPWHEFKRNNYFNNSWHVTRSLLLMLSGGALAFFMVLTEFVLVSVTSAVTVQIAGVVKEAVTILVAVFYFHDEFTWLKGFGLFTILVGVSLFNWYKYQKLQAGHANEDGMLGSPEANASAKYVILEEIDDLDEGT from the exons ATGCAGAATGGAGGTGATTCTCCGGATGTTGATTCCACACATGGTGAAAGAAATCGGGACGAAAAGTATGTGCCTTTTGACATTGAAAATGGGTCTGAAACAGATGTAAGCTTATCAAATATTGGTGTTGGTGGCCCGGGATCTTTTGGTAATGTTAACACATTGCCACCAAAGTCTAAGACTAAGAGTGTTGTTTCTGCTGCTGATGTGTTGAAGACTTTATTTCTCATTCTTATGTGGTACACTTTCAGCACATTTTTGACCTt GTATAATAAAACTCTTTTAGGAGATGATATGGGAAAATTCCCAGCTCCTTTATTGATGAATACCGTCCACTTTTCGATGCAAGCTATTTTATCAAAGGCAATCATATGGTTTTGGTCCCATAGGTTTCAACATACTGTTTCTATGTCGTGGAGGGATTACTATGTCAGAG TTGTACCAACAGGTCTAGCAACAGCACTGGATGTCAACTTGAGCAATGAATCACTTGTTTTCATCTCTGTTACATTTGCTACAATG TGTAAATCTGCTTCTCCTATATTCCTCCTTCTATTCGCTTTTGCATTCAG GTTGGAGTCTCCAAGCATTAAACTTTTAGgtatcattataattatttctaCTGGAGTGTTGTTTTCAG TTGCGAAGGAGACAGAGTTTGAGTTTTGGggatttctttttgttattcttGCTGCTGTCATGTCTGGATTTCGTTGGTGCATGACTCAAATTCTTCTACAG AAAGAAACTTACG gtCTTAAAAATCCACTTACCTTGATGAGCTATGTGGCACCAATTATGGCGCTGGTGACTGCTCTTCTTTCTCTATTGCTGGATCCATGGCATGAATTCAAAAggaataattatttcaataacTCATGGCATGTCACTCGGAGTTTGTTGCTGATGCTTTCCGGCGGAGCTTTGGCCTTTTTCATG GTTTTGACGGAATTTGTACTTGTCTCGGTAACAAGTGCTGTCACTGTTCAAATTGCAGGTGTTGTCAAGGAGGCTGTTACCATATTG GTTGCAGTGTTTTACTTCCATGATGAGTTCACTTGGCTGAAGGGGTTTGGTCTCTTCACAATCCTGGTTGGTGTCAGTTTATTCAATTGGTACAA
- the LOC102606833 gene encoding probable sugar phosphate/phosphate translocator At1g06470 isoform X2: MQNGGDSPDVDSTHGERNRDEKYVPFDIENGSETDVSLSNIGVGGPGSFGNVNTLPPKSKTKSVVSAADVLKTLFLILMWYTFSTFLTLYNKTLLGDDMGKFPAPLLMNTVHFSMQAILSKAIIWFWSHRFQHTVSMSWRDYYVRVVPTGLATALDVNLSNESLVFISVTFATMCKSASPIFLLLFAFAFRLESPSIKLLGIIIIISTGVLFSVAKETEFEFWGFLFVILAAVMSGFRWCMTQILLQKETYGLKNPLTLMSYVAPIMALVTALLSLLLDPWHEFKRNNYFNNSWHVTRSLLLMLSGGALAFFMVLTEFVLVSVTSAVTVQIAGVVKEAVTILVAVFYFHDEFTWLKGFGLFTILVGVSLFNWYKYQKLQAGHANEDGMLGSRETNASAKYVILEEIDDLDEGT, encoded by the exons ATGCAGAATGGAGGTGATTCTCCGGATGTTGATTCCACACATGGTGAAAGAAATCGGGACGAAAAGTATGTGCCTTTTGACATTGAAAATGGGTCTGAAACAGATGTAAGCTTATCAAATATTGGTGTTGGTGGCCCGGGATCTTTTGGTAATGTTAACACATTGCCACCAAAGTCTAAGACTAAGAGTGTTGTTTCTGCTGCTGATGTGTTGAAGACTTTATTTCTCATTCTTATGTGGTACACTTTCAGCACATTTTTGACCTt GTATAATAAAACTCTTTTAGGAGATGATATGGGAAAATTCCCAGCTCCTTTATTGATGAATACCGTCCACTTTTCGATGCAAGCTATTTTATCAAAGGCAATCATATGGTTTTGGTCCCATAGGTTTCAACATACTGTTTCTATGTCGTGGAGGGATTACTATGTCAGAG TTGTACCAACAGGTCTAGCAACAGCACTGGATGTCAACTTGAGCAATGAATCACTTGTTTTCATCTCTGTTACATTTGCTACAATG TGTAAATCTGCTTCTCCTATATTCCTCCTTCTATTCGCTTTTGCATTCAG GTTGGAGTCTCCAAGCATTAAACTTTTAGgtatcattataattatttctaCTGGAGTGTTGTTTTCAG TTGCGAAGGAGACAGAGTTTGAGTTTTGGggatttctttttgttattcttGCTGCTGTCATGTCTGGATTTCGTTGGTGCATGACTCAAATTCTTCTACAG AAAGAAACTTACG gtCTTAAAAATCCACTTACCTTGATGAGCTATGTGGCACCAATTATGGCGCTGGTGACTGCTCTTCTTTCTCTATTGCTGGATCCATGGCATGAATTCAAAAggaataattatttcaataacTCATGGCATGTCACTCGGAGTTTGTTGCTGATGCTTTCCGGCGGAGCTTTGGCCTTTTTCATG GTTTTGACGGAATTTGTACTTGTCTCGGTAACAAGTGCTGTCACTGTTCAAATTGCAGGTGTTGTCAAGGAGGCTGTTACCATATTG GTTGCAGTGTTTTACTTCCATGATGAGTTCACTTGGCTGAAGGGGTTTGGTCTCTTCACAATCCTGGTTGGTGTCAGTTTATTCAATTGGTACAA
- the LOC102606833 gene encoding probable sugar phosphate/phosphate translocator At1g06470 isoform X9, which translates to MQNGGDSPDVDSTHGERNRDEKYVPFDIENGSETDVSLSNIGVGGPGSFGNVNTLPPKSKTKSVVSAADVLKTLFLILMWYTFSTFLTLYNKTLLGDDMGKFPAPLLMNTVHFSMQAILSKAIIWFWSHRFQHTVSMSWRDYYVRVVPTGLATALDVNLSNESLVFISVTFATMCKSASPIFLLLFAFAFRLESPSIKLLGIIIIISTGVLFSVAKETEFEFWGFLFVILAAVMSGFRWCMTQILLQKETYGLKNPLTLMSYVAPIMALVTALLSLLLDPWHEFKRNNYFNNSWHVTRSLLLMLSGGALAFFMVLTEFVLVSVTSAVTVQIAGVVKEAVTILVKLF; encoded by the exons ATGCAGAATGGAGGTGATTCTCCGGATGTTGATTCCACACATGGTGAAAGAAATCGGGACGAAAAGTATGTGCCTTTTGACATTGAAAATGGGTCTGAAACAGATGTAAGCTTATCAAATATTGGTGTTGGTGGCCCGGGATCTTTTGGTAATGTTAACACATTGCCACCAAAGTCTAAGACTAAGAGTGTTGTTTCTGCTGCTGATGTGTTGAAGACTTTATTTCTCATTCTTATGTGGTACACTTTCAGCACATTTTTGACCTt GTATAATAAAACTCTTTTAGGAGATGATATGGGAAAATTCCCAGCTCCTTTATTGATGAATACCGTCCACTTTTCGATGCAAGCTATTTTATCAAAGGCAATCATATGGTTTTGGTCCCATAGGTTTCAACATACTGTTTCTATGTCGTGGAGGGATTACTATGTCAGAG TTGTACCAACAGGTCTAGCAACAGCACTGGATGTCAACTTGAGCAATGAATCACTTGTTTTCATCTCTGTTACATTTGCTACAATG TGTAAATCTGCTTCTCCTATATTCCTCCTTCTATTCGCTTTTGCATTCAG GTTGGAGTCTCCAAGCATTAAACTTTTAGgtatcattataattatttctaCTGGAGTGTTGTTTTCAG TTGCGAAGGAGACAGAGTTTGAGTTTTGGggatttctttttgttattcttGCTGCTGTCATGTCTGGATTTCGTTGGTGCATGACTCAAATTCTTCTACAG AAAGAAACTTACG gtCTTAAAAATCCACTTACCTTGATGAGCTATGTGGCACCAATTATGGCGCTGGTGACTGCTCTTCTTTCTCTATTGCTGGATCCATGGCATGAATTCAAAAggaataattatttcaataacTCATGGCATGTCACTCGGAGTTTGTTGCTGATGCTTTCCGGCGGAGCTTTGGCCTTTTTCATG
- the LOC102609162 gene encoding G-type lectin S-receptor-like serine/threonine-protein kinase SD2-5, whose translation MSVSGNWCSVLFFLIFSTPFSCLVDAQRFDYPTANLSTSWTNHPSASHSVAFSDGSAVTAILLRGTLGPRYACGFFCNGTCDSYLFAVFIVQTNSVSNIVSPAFGFPHVVWSANRNNPVRINATLELTSDGNLVLQDADGAIAWSTNTSGKSVVGLNLTDMGNLVLFDKNKAAVWQSFDHPTDSLVPGQKLLEGKKLTASVSTTNWTDGGLLSLSVTNEGLFAFIESNNTSVPYYKLLTASKTSKEPSHARYLNRSLALFINTSEPREPDGEVFLHPALLFPGQYMRLWPDGHLRVYEWQQYNGWTVVGDLLTGIFGECGYPLVCGKYSICSGGQCSCPATYFKPLNERQPALGCSQITPLSCEASQDHSFVELNDVTYFAFSSFSSDLTNTDPETCKQACLNNCSCKAALFQRGLNSSAGDCYLPSEIFSMMNNEKERTHYNSTAYIKVQNLPVPGASPGGKETSHRKRIMGFILGSFFGLLVLIGILIFFFGKKKGADEIEEDCLDQVPGLPKRFSFEELKVMTDNFRKILGKGGFGSVFEGTQTDGTKVAVKRLEGIGEINKSFLAEVKTIGSIHHLNLLRLIGFCAEKSQNLLVYEYMPNGSLDRWLFQRSDEFMLDWQQRKKIILDIAKGLTYLHADCRQKILHLDIKPQNILLDDNFNAKVADFGLSKLIDRDQSQVVTTMRGTPGYLAPEWLSSVITEKVDIYSFGVVMLEILCGRKVFDRSQPEEEDMYLLSIFNKKAEEDKLSDLVDRHSNDMQSNEEEVVNMMKVAAWCLESDFVKRPSMSMVVKVLEDVTEFEHNLHYNLVHLPTTAALTNVDRREENDKPITQLLPSVLSGPR comes from the coding sequence ATGAGTGTTAGCGGGAACTGGTGTTctgttcttttctttctgaTTTTCTCTACGCCATTTTCTTGCTTGGTTGATGCCCAAAGGTTTGATTATCCGACAGCGAACCTCTCTACTTCATGGACCAACCACCCGTCAGCTTCTCACTCGGTAGCTTTCAGTGACGGATCAGCGGTGACAGCCATCCTTCTTAGGGGAACCCTTGGCCCCAGATATGCATGTGGCTTCTTCTGCAATGGCACCTGTGACTCTTATCTATTTGCTGTTTTCATAGTTCAGACCAATAGTGTCTCCAATATCGTTTCTCCAGCTTTCGGATTTCCACATGTAGTCTGGTCTGCTAATCGTAACAATCCTGTTCGAATAAACGCAACCTTAGAACTCACTTCAGATGGGAACTTGGTCTTGCAAGATGCTGACGGAGCTATTGCTTGGTCGACGAATACCAGTGGTAAATCTGTTGTGGGCTTAAACTTGACAGACATGGGCAACCTCGTACTCTTCGACAAGAATAAAGCAGCCGTTTGGCAATCTTTCGATCATCCAACGGACTCGCTGGTTCCTGGCCAAAAATTGTTGGAAGGGAAGAAACTTACAGCTAGTGTTTCAACCACGAATTGGACGGATGGAGGTTTGCTTTCACTTTCTGTCACTAACGAAGGATTATTTGCTTTCATAGAGTCTAATAATACTTCAGTACCGTATTATAAATTACTCACAGCCTCAAAAACAAGTAAGGAACCAAGCCATGCTAGATATCTGAATCGAAGCTTAGCTTTGTTCATAAATACCTCCGAACCAAGGGAACCAGATGGGGAAGTTTTTCTTCATCCAGCATTATTATTCCCGGGACAGTACATGAGATTGTGGCCTGATGGACATTTAAGAGTTTACGAGTGGCAACAATATAATGGGTGGACAGTAGTGGGAGATCTATTGACAGGTATTTTTGGGGAATGCGGTTATCCTCTGGTTTGTGGCAAGTATAGCATCTGCTCTGGGGGGCAATGCAGTTGTCCTGCAACCTATTTCAAGCCATTAAATGAAAGACAGCCTGCCCTTGGGTGCTCCCAGATTACTCCCTTATCGTGTGAAGCTTCGCAAGATCATAGTTTTGTTGAACTCAATGATGTCACTTACTTCGCGTTTAGCTCATTTAGCTCAGACCTTACGAATACAGATCCGGAGACATGCAAACAAGCCTGTTTAAATAATTGCTCTTGCAAAGCTGCTCTTTTTCAGCGTGGTTTGAACTCTTCTGCTGGAGATTGCTACTTACCATCTGAAATCTTTTCAATGATGAATAATGAGAAGGAAAGGACTCATTATAACTCAACTGCTTACATTAAGGTTCAAAACTTGCCAGTGCCAGGTGCAAGTCCTGGAGGAAAGGAGACGAGCCacagaaaaagaataatgggGTTCATCCTTGGAtctttctttggtttattAGTTCTAATTGGTATCTTGATCTTTTTCTTTGGGAAGAAAAAGGGGGCTGATGAAATTGAGGAAGATTGTTTAGATCAAGTGCCAGGACTACCCAAAAGATTCTCATTTGAAGAGTTGAAAGTCATGACAGACAATTTCAGAAAGATACTGGGTAAGGGGGGTTTTGGCTCAGTCTTTGAGGGGACACAAACTGATGGCACAAAAGTTGCAGTGAAACGTCTCGAAGGAATTGGTGAAATCAATAAATCTTTCTTAGCAGAGGTGAAGACAATTGGAAGCATTCACCATCTGAACTTGTTGAGGTTGATAGGGTTTTGTGCTGAGAAATCTCAAAACCTTCTTGTTTATGAATACATGCCGAATGGATCTCTAGATAGGTGGCTTTTCCAGAGATCAGATGAGTTTATGCTTGACTGGCAGCAAAGAAAGAAGATCATCCTTGATATTGCCAAGGGACTAACCTATCTCCATGCAGATTGCAGGCAGAAGATACTCCACTTGGATATCAAGCCCCAAAATATTCTGCTAGATGACAACTTCAATGCCAAAGTTGCTGATTTTGGTTTGTCGAAATTGATTGACCGGGACCAGAGCCAAGTTGTGACAACCATGAGAGGAACTCCAGGCTATTTGGCTCCTGAATGGCTTAGCTCAGTAATTACAGAAAAAGTAGATATCTATAGCTTTGGAGTTGTGATGTTGGAGATATTGTGTGGCCGGAAAGTTTTTGACCGCTCTCAGCCTGAGGAGGAAGACATGTATTTGCTAAGCATATTCAATAAGAAGGCAGAGGAGGACAAATTGTCTGATCTGGTAGATAGACACAGTAACGATATGCAatcaaatgaagaagaagtAGTGAATATGATGAAGGTAGCTGCATGGTGTCTGGAAAGTGATTTTGTAAAGAGACCTTCCATGTCAATGGTAGTTAAGGTTTTGGAGGATGTTACAGAGTTTGAGCATAACCTCCATTATAACTTGGTTCATCTACCAACTACAGCAGCATTAACAAACGTTGATCGtagagaagaaaatgataaaccCATTACTCAATTGTTGCCTTCAGTTTTGTCAGGGCCAAGATGA